The genomic region TTGTTGGGATAATGATACCATTTCCATTTAGCTCAGGATTTCGTAGTAGTCAAATactagcaaaaatttaaaaagcaagggaCAGTGAATCTGGCCCTGCAAATAATTTTGACCTTCTGAAACACACCGTAAGTTCTTGAATCTATCCTACATTTGAAAAAATCCATCTAACCAGAAAATCTGTGAGCCAGTAAGCAGAGGTCATCTTCCACTGTTTGTCCCAGTATCTGTGGATCTGGGGACTATTGTCTTCACGAAGGATACATCAGGAAGTGAATTTGCCAGCTTTGCCCAGGACCATGAGTTAGGTTCATTATATGTAACAGTCCCGCCTAGACTCACTAGAACATCCGTTTCCCTGAGACTCCTGAGATTGAATCAATatggtgtaaaaaaaaaatggagccatGCTTACCTTATTCTTCTCATTGTCTCTTTGAAACTTAAGTATCACAAACAgcacaacaacaaacaaaagccagAGCCATTTGCTCCCAAGCCAGCCTTGGGCGTGCTCTGGTTGATTCTGCTGAATCCGAAAGTGCCCTCCGTACGGCACCTTCCCCTGGGGTTCGCTAGTTTTCTCTCTCCGAGAAGAGAACATAGAGGCATAGCTGCAGGTGAGGCACAGAAGCAGGACCAGGAACCATTTCAGCGTCCACATGGTGAGcagagatggggaagggagaTGCTCATGATGGGTTTGCTTGCCCTCGCAACTGGGAGACTGGGCACCTGGTGCCAGGCCCTTGGTGATGTCACAGAGGCCCTGAGCTGAGGCCACCCTGGCCATTGTGATGATTTCAGGACAGAGGTTAATGGGGCTCACAGGGGTCACCCAGGAGGAGGACTCAAAGGGAGATGGGGGCATTTCCAGCaggcagtgagagagagaggatgggCATGACGGGGTGCCAATTCCCTGCCAGGGGGCTCTTTCCAACCCTGGAGCTTTGCTGGGAGAGCccatcatgtttttgtttttcatttgtttgatgCAGACATTGTGATGAGCAGAGGGAGATGCCATGTGCCCTGTGGAGCTGAATTAAATGGGAGAGAAAGGTATTAAACCACAGGCTACCTACAAACTCAGAGCCACCTatgtggttttttggttttggtttttttgagacggagttttgctcttgttgcccagacgggagtgcaatggcgtgatctcagctcaccacaacctccgcctcccgggttcaagccattctcctgcctcagtctcacacgtagctgggattacaggcatgtgccaccacgcttggctaattttgttagtagagatggggtttctccatgttggtcaggctggtctcgaactttcgacctcaggtgatccacctgcctcagcctcctaaagtgctgggattacaggtgtgagccaccgcgcccagcccacctatgtgttttgtttggcctacattgtttttaaaaattgtcagtaCTTAAATATTGGGGGGCATTTCACTTTAAAACTCCAAATTCTGGCTTCTTTTGAAAATATGGGAGGTCCAGAAACACTGGGTCCACACCCTCATAGAACCAGTGTCTCTGCTGCAGCCAAGTGAAGCCATCCTGTCTGTGGCCATATTCCctccacagtccccaccactcaCTATTACCTCACACCATCATTGATCGTAGCAGTGTGTGCCCACCCTGGGTTAAGAGTATactttgggccgggtgtggtggctcacacctgtaatcccagcactctgggaggccaaggcaggtggatcacctgaggtcaggagttcgggaatagcctggccaacatggtgaaaccccatgtctactaaaaatacaaaaattagcccagcatggtggcatatgcctgtaggcccagctacttgggaagctgaggcaggagaatcactcttacctgggaggcagagattgcagtgaactgagatcgcaccactgcactctagcccgggcaacagagtgagactccatctcaggaggaaaaaaacaagggTATACTTTGATTAAAATTGTGATAAGAACAGGAAGGTTTAGAGACTAGCACGAGGGGACTGCTCTAAACTAGGTTATTCAGGAAGAATTTCCAGAAAAAGATGGTTGAGTAGAGTGGGGGAGATGATTAGGAGTTGGTGGGTAAAATGGGAAGGGGCTGAATCCCCCAAGTGAGAAGGAACAGCTGGCTTGACAACTGAGGCCAAGGCTGGGAATAAACCTAGGACTCCACAGTATACCAGAACCCATGAGTTCTTTAAAACGACATGAAACAAGAAATCCTGGGTGCTGGAACGCACGGCTTGTACTTGTTCCCCTGGGTCATCTGTAGAGCTGTCTTCCTGAGGAAGGCTCTGATTCGCAGATTTACTCCCGAGGAGCAGAACTTTATGCTGCATAGGAAATAATCAAAGGTCTGCTGGGCACCTTCGCTGTGGCTTAAAGTA from Macaca thibetana thibetana isolate TM-01 chromosome 10, ASM2454274v1, whole genome shotgun sequence harbors:
- the LOC126929158 gene encoding protein FAM209A-like isoform X2 — its product is MASPSAHHNVCIKQMKNKNMMGSPSKAPGLERAPWQGIGTPSCPSSLSHCLLEMPPSPFESSSWVTPVSPINLCPEIITMARVASAQGLCDITKGLAPGAQSPSCEGKQTHHEHLPSPSLLTMWTLKWFLVLLLCLTCSYASMFSSRREKTSEPQGKVPYGGHFRIQQNQPEHAQGWLGSKWLWLLFVVVLFVILKFQRDNEKNKQSPGLRGGQFHSLLKKKQNASLNKDCTFNTLHELEVELVRFVSTVRSLKGAMATGNVSNLKLRRSGTPTDPHRVTIYDIWGEESSS
- the LOC126929158 gene encoding protein FAM209A-like isoform X1, with product MASPSAHHNVCIKQMKNKNMMGSPSKAPGLERAPWQGIGTPSCPSSLSHCLLEMPPSPFESSSWVTPVSPINLCPEIITMARVASAQGLCDITKGLAPGAQSPSCEGKQTHHEHLPSPSLLTMWTLKWFLVLLLCLTCSYASMFSSRREKTSEPQGKVPYGGHFRIQQNQPEHAQGWLGSKWLWLLFVVVLFVILKFQRDNEKNKKQSPGLRGGQFHSLLKKKQNASLNKDCTFNTLHELEVELVRFVSTVRSLKGAMATGNVSNLKLRRSGTPTDPHRVTIYDIWGEESSS